A window of Desulfobulbus oralis genomic DNA:
ACATATTGAAATATTTAATAATTTCTTTTTTCACAATTTTGCGCCTTGCTCCCCATTAAAGTTTCGGGTAGGAATAGGAAAAATTTTCCACTCACTATTTTTGGTATGCCATCGTGCGCTTCTTTTTATTCAGCCGGCGCGGTTCCGCCCTTCGCGAAAACCTCGAGGCGCTTTGCGTAGCCCTTCTTGCAGTGCTGTTTATCCGCACCTTTATTGTTCAGGCCTTCAAAATCCCCAGCGGTTCCATGCTGCCAACCCTGCAAATTGGCGACTATATTCTGGTGAGCAAGTTTGCGTACGGCGTCAAACTGCCCTTCACCGGAAAGACCCTGATTTCGGGCGCAGACCCGCGACCTGGTGATATCATTGTTTTTCAGTACCCCAAAGATCCAAAAGTCGACTACATCAAACGGGTCATCGCGGTGGCAGGCGACGTGGTGGAAATCAGGGACAAAAAGCTCCTCATCAACAAGAAATCAGTGCCCGACCCGCATGCGACATTCAAGGATCCCATCATTCACCCCGAATCCCTAGACCTCCGCGACAATTTCGGGCCGGTCACAGTGCCTGCAAACTCGCTTTTTGTCATGGGCGACAACCGCGACAATTCTCATGACAGCCGTTTCTGGGGCTTTGTTCCTTTCCATGCCGTAAAGGGCAAAGCCTGGCGCCTGTACTGGTCCTGGGATAT
This region includes:
- the lepB gene encoding signal peptidase I, with the translated sequence MRFFLFSRRGSALRENLEALCVALLAVLFIRTFIVQAFKIPSGSMLPTLQIGDYILVSKFAYGVKLPFTGKTLISGADPRPGDIIVFQYPKDPKVDYIKRVIAVAGDVVEIRDKKLLINKKSVPDPHATFKDPIIHPESLDLRDNFGPVTVPANSLFVMGDNRDNSHDSRFWGFVPFHAVKGKAWRLYWSWDINQPFFSWTRILSIRWRRIGRAVVDSGAPPTTFRPGAPPPSATFAPNPGSTPAVGFTDLLP